The following proteins are co-located in the Clostridiales bacterium genome:
- the holA gene encoding DNA polymerase III subunit delta, with protein MAYKSSATEEHAYKRIDRDIKSGGVKNLLLLYGKEGFLIHWAVETLIKKYVNPACRDLDYFQLDGTSVTIDQIKSNCETMPFLSERRVVFISDFKLLEGSKSKNIHEDDEKQLAEYFKSIPDNCMLIITSDSADKRKKLFKSISDHGGVYEFGELDEKSLKAYVEKRFKEAGKQIRPAVTARLIEATGYFDKDTDYTLYNLENDIKKAAAYSEEDEILSEAIDNTVSGNMDTNVFNMIDSISRDRKDEAYQLLHNLLVSGEKEYKLLALLCSHFEIILSVKEMKEEGRSLPQMKELLGIHEFRIKKASAFAEHYSLKHLRKILQKAYEIDKNIKTGLLEAALALELFVAEI; from the coding sequence ATGGCATATAAAAGTTCTGCTACCGAAGAACATGCATATAAAAGAATTGACAGAGATATCAAAAGCGGCGGGGTAAAAAATCTGCTGCTTCTTTATGGGAAAGAGGGTTTCCTGATTCACTGGGCTGTTGAAACGCTGATTAAAAAATATGTGAATCCGGCATGCCGGGATTTAGACTATTTTCAACTAGACGGTACATCAGTAACCATTGATCAGATCAAAAGCAATTGTGAGACCATGCCCTTCCTGTCAGAACGGCGCGTGGTGTTTATCAGCGATTTCAAGCTCCTTGAAGGATCAAAATCCAAGAACATCCATGAGGATGACGAGAAGCAGCTTGCTGAGTACTTTAAGTCCATTCCTGACAACTGTATGCTGATCATTACTTCGGATAGCGCTGACAAGAGAAAAAAACTCTTTAAGTCCATCTCGGATCATGGCGGTGTTTATGAGTTTGGCGAATTGGATGAAAAGTCCCTGAAAGCCTATGTTGAAAAGAGGTTCAAAGAAGCAGGAAAACAGATCAGACCTGCGGTTACCGCAAGGCTCATTGAGGCGACCGGCTATTTTGATAAGGACACGGATTACACCCTTTATAATCTGGAGAACGATATTAAGAAAGCAGCAGCTTATAGTGAGGAAGACGAGATCCTGTCAGAGGCAATTGACAATACGGTATCCGGCAATATGGATACCAATGTCTTCAATATGATCGATTCCATCAGCAGAGATCGAAAGGATGAAGCCTATCAGCTGCTTCATAACCTACTGGTTTCCGGTGAAAAGGAATACAAGCTGCTTGCGCTGCTTTGCTCCCATTTTGAGATCATTCTTTCTGTTAAGGAAATGAAGGAGGAGGGACGCTCCCTTCCTCAGATGAAGGAGCTTCTCGGAATTCATGAATTCCGGATTAAAAAGGCGTCTGCTTTTGCAGAGCATTATTCCCTGAAGCATTTAAGAAAAATCTTGCAAAAGGCTTATGAAATAGACAAGAATATCAAGACCGGGCTGCTGGAAGCGGCACTGGCACTGGAACTCTTCGTCGCGGAGATATAA
- the nuoE gene encoding NADH-quinone oxidoreductase subunit NuoE produces MTCKNSGCQCECSSPDFTELAPVMEKYAKTPGSLITILQKAQDIYGYLSIEAINYISEQTGIKPAKIYGVATFYSQFRLQPIGKYLIMLCQGTACHVNGSEMIEEAICEELNIADGETTEDGIFTLNNVACLGCCSLAPVMMIKSADGDETYGNLTKDSVKAVLKEIRAKEDQEVKAV; encoded by the coding sequence ATGACTTGTAAAAACAGTGGCTGTCAATGTGAGTGCAGCTCACCGGACTTTACAGAACTTGCTCCCGTCATGGAGAAGTATGCAAAGACTCCCGGCAGCCTGATCACAATTTTACAGAAAGCCCAGGATATCTATGGCTATTTATCCATTGAGGCAATCAACTATATCTCTGAACAGACTGGAATCAAACCGGCTAAAATTTACGGTGTAGCAACATTCTACTCTCAATTCAGATTACAACCCATCGGCAAGTATCTCATCATGCTCTGCCAGGGTACAGCATGTCATGTCAACGGTTCTGAGATGATAGAAGAAGCGATCTGTGAAGAACTTAATATCGCTGATGGTGAAACGACAGAGGATGGAATCTTCACTTTGAACAACGTTGCATGTCTTGGCTGCTGCAGTCTTGCACCTGTAATGATGATCAAGAGTGCAGACGGCGACGAAACCTACGGAAATCTTACGAAGGACAGCGTGAAAGCCGTTCTGAAAGAGATCAGAGCGAAAGAAGATCAGGAGGTGAAGGCAGTATGA
- a CDS encoding hut operon positive regulator HutP, translated as MYDSIDVARAAIKLAITSSRSSEEQLIARLKEKDIHGAAVDIGGDIVNSIHVVIERAIIASRKSGVTKENHVQDGAIAGASREAIMQIASKATGLNGGGKVAICRHKEHLSVCIFMSIGLLHLNEVVIGLGHRSLPAD; from the coding sequence ATGTACGACAGCATAGATGTCGCAAGAGCGGCAATCAAGCTGGCCATCACATCGAGCAGAAGCTCCGAGGAACAGTTAATTGCCAGATTGAAAGAAAAAGACATACATGGGGCTGCAGTAGACATCGGCGGAGATATCGTGAATTCCATTCATGTGGTGATTGAAAGAGCCATCATCGCATCAAGAAAAAGCGGTGTTACAAAGGAAAATCATGTGCAGGACGGAGCCATTGCAGGTGCTTCCAGAGAAGCCATTATGCAGATTGCATCCAAAGCAACAGGCCTGAATGGCGGAGGGAAAGTGGCAATATGCAGACATAAAGAACATCTCAGTGTTTGCATCTTCATGAGTATTGGGTTGCTTCATCTCAATGAAGTGGTGATTGGACTGGGACATCGTTCACTGCCTGCAGACTAA
- a CDS encoding FAD-dependent oxidoreductase, which yields MKKFRLNIDGKEVFGLPGQTILDIAKENDIYIPTLCFDERTEIYGSCGICVVEVEGNPKMVKACATEIAPNMIIKTTTERVKESRKTNLELLLSNHIGDCRPPCALACPAQTDCQGYVGLIANGEMEKAIELIKEKIPLPGAIGRVCPHPCEDNCRRKLIEEPISIAWLKRFASDMDLSGDDPFMPDIAPASGKSVAVIGGGPMGLSAAYFLRRMGHEVTIFEAMPKLGGMLRYGIPEYRLPKEVLDEEIYLIEKMGVTMVPNTKIGVDLSFDSIRKDFDAILVGIGAWVSTGVGCKGEDADGVIGGIDFLRKVVRNEEIKLGENVAIVGGGNTAMDACRTAVRLGASKVYNIYRRTKDEMPADQIEIVEADEEGVIFKNLTNPIEVIKDENGHVKQVVLQVMELGEPDASGRRAPVAVEGKTETLDIDTMILAIGQAVDPKGFDGLDLTRKKGIAYDPETFMTSLEGVFAGGDCGNDKISIAIEAIADARKASDIIDAYLAGENVKYERPYTVERHDITEKTFEDREMQCRPNMEHLHADERKDNFTEVVFGYDQEQAIADAKRCLECGCHDYFECKLIDFANEYSVKPDRFAGDVNKIEFEDDHPFIVRDPNKCILCGLCVRACDEVMGIGALGLVHRGFDTVVKPTLEKPLIESGCVSCGQCVSVCPTGALGERLTIAKSVPLATDATDTTCSYCSVGCSLHLETYGNMLIKAVPDKEGAVNKGLLCGKGKFGFDCVASEGKLLDPMIKRANGMEEADYHEAFVLTAKKVQSIGAKYGKDAVAIAISDRYTNEEAYAIKKFADTIGAKTLCLNNRPNGAAKVLGFDASPNTIDELLATEVILVTGFHTVLNPVIQLKLKQAAEAGAKVVLINPEGYEQHFEFAAKVIYTKNDVSFLKEVAKALIDLGKSSKAEGFDDFAASLGKVTVSDDAKAVAELYGNAKKAMIVFQQNFVTTDAAALIANIAVVSGHIGSPRDGILLVKAKNNSQGLVDLGIRAGAEALSGVKALLIFGEDTDADLSGLEFLMVSDTHLTETAKQADVILPGTGYASTDGTYTNTERRLQPVRQAVCEDVSFSNWEIAAELAHVFEVEMSFDDAYDISVEMDDQLYKYKYAELGEILGGVIASEKPVLAVIGDAAFADPLASTDHLMNLISQRLPKPV from the coding sequence ATGAAAAAATTCAGATTAAATATTGACGGCAAAGAAGTTTTTGGACTTCCCGGTCAGACAATCCTGGACATCGCAAAAGAAAATGATATTTATATTCCGACTCTCTGCTTTGATGAAAGAACTGAAATCTACGGTTCCTGCGGCATATGCGTTGTAGAGGTGGAAGGCAACCCTAAGATGGTGAAGGCCTGTGCTACAGAAATCGCACCGAACATGATCATCAAGACCACCACAGAGAGAGTAAAGGAATCGAGAAAAACGAATCTCGAGCTGTTGCTTTCCAACCATATCGGAGACTGCAGACCGCCTTGCGCGCTCGCATGTCCTGCTCAGACTGATTGTCAGGGTTATGTGGGACTCATCGCCAATGGCGAAATGGAAAAAGCGATCGAACTGATCAAAGAAAAAATTCCGCTTCCAGGAGCCATCGGAAGAGTATGTCCTCATCCTTGCGAAGACAACTGCAGAAGAAAGCTCATAGAAGAACCGATTTCCATCGCTTGGCTGAAACGGTTTGCTTCTGATATGGATCTTTCCGGTGACGATCCGTTTATGCCGGATATCGCACCTGCATCCGGAAAATCAGTAGCAGTGATCGGCGGAGGTCCCATGGGCTTATCCGCTGCATACTTCCTCAGAAGAATGGGTCATGAAGTAACCATTTTTGAGGCGATGCCAAAGCTGGGCGGTATGCTGAGATACGGTATTCCAGAATATAGACTTCCAAAGGAAGTTCTGGACGAGGAAATTTACCTCATCGAAAAGATGGGCGTTACCATGGTTCCCAATACAAAGATTGGCGTGGATCTTTCCTTTGATTCCATCCGAAAGGATTTTGATGCGATACTTGTAGGCATCGGCGCGTGGGTATCCACCGGCGTAGGCTGCAAGGGTGAAGATGCTGACGGCGTCATCGGCGGGATCGATTTCCTGAGAAAAGTAGTAAGAAACGAAGAAATCAAGCTGGGAGAAAATGTGGCCATCGTAGGCGGAGGAAACACCGCTATGGATGCCTGCAGAACAGCCGTAAGACTTGGTGCATCAAAAGTTTATAATATTTACAGACGTACAAAGGATGAAATGCCTGCAGATCAGATCGAAATCGTGGAAGCAGATGAAGAAGGTGTCATCTTTAAGAATCTGACCAACCCAATCGAAGTGATCAAGGATGAAAATGGCCATGTGAAACAGGTCGTTCTTCAGGTGATGGAGCTGGGTGAGCCCGATGCAAGCGGAAGAAGAGCTCCCGTTGCTGTGGAAGGCAAGACCGAAACACTGGACATTGACACCATGATTCTTGCCATCGGCCAGGCGGTTGATCCAAAGGGCTTTGACGGACTGGATCTTACCAGAAAGAAGGGGATCGCTTATGACCCCGAAACCTTCATGACGAGTCTGGAAGGTGTATTTGCCGGAGGAGACTGCGGAAATGACAAGATTTCCATCGCCATTGAAGCTATCGCAGATGCACGAAAGGCATCGGATATCATCGATGCTTATCTGGCAGGCGAGAACGTTAAATATGAAAGGCCTTATACGGTTGAAAGACATGACATCACCGAAAAGACCTTTGAAGACAGAGAAATGCAGTGCAGACCGAACATGGAGCATCTCCATGCCGACGAAAGAAAAGACAACTTTACAGAAGTCGTGTTCGGCTATGACCAGGAGCAAGCCATTGCTGATGCCAAACGATGCCTGGAATGCGGCTGCCATGATTACTTCGAGTGCAAGCTGATTGACTTTGCAAACGAATACAGTGTAAAACCCGATCGTTTTGCCGGTGATGTCAACAAGATTGAATTTGAAGATGACCATCCGTTTATCGTGAGAGACCCCAACAAGTGTATCCTTTGCGGACTGTGCGTACGTGCCTGTGATGAGGTCATGGGAATCGGAGCACTCGGTCTGGTACACAGAGGTTTTGATACCGTTGTTAAGCCCACACTGGAAAAACCGCTGATTGAGTCAGGCTGTGTATCCTGCGGACAGTGCGTAAGCGTATGCCCAACGGGTGCCCTCGGTGAACGACTCACCATCGCAAAATCCGTTCCTCTCGCCACAGACGCTACGGATACAACCTGTTCCTATTGTTCTGTTGGCTGCAGTCTGCATCTTGAAACTTACGGTAATATGCTGATCAAAGCAGTTCCCGATAAGGAAGGTGCTGTCAATAAGGGGCTTCTCTGCGGAAAGGGCAAATTCGGATTCGATTGTGTTGCCTCTGAAGGAAAACTTCTTGATCCGATGATCAAGAGAGCAAACGGCATGGAAGAAGCTGACTACCATGAAGCATTCGTACTGACCGCTAAGAAGGTACAGTCCATTGGAGCGAAATACGGCAAAGATGCGGTTGCAATTGCTATTTCCGACAGATATACAAACGAAGAAGCGTATGCCATCAAGAAATTTGCAGATACCATTGGCGCAAAGACCCTTTGCCTCAATAACAGACCAAATGGAGCTGCTAAAGTACTTGGCTTTGACGCTTCTCCAAATACAATTGATGAACTTCTTGCTACAGAAGTCATATTGGTGACAGGCTTCCATACCGTGCTGAATCCAGTGATCCAGCTCAAGCTGAAGCAGGCTGCAGAAGCAGGTGCTAAGGTTGTTCTGATCAATCCGGAAGGCTATGAGCAGCATTTTGAATTTGCTGCAAAGGTAATTTATACCAAGAATGATGTAAGCTTCCTGAAGGAAGTTGCCAAGGCACTGATAGATCTGGGCAAATCCTCCAAGGCAGAAGGCTTTGATGACTTCGCTGCCAGCTTAGGAAAAGTGACGGTCAGCGATGATGCCAAGGCGGTTGCTGAGCTTTATGGCAACGCAAAGAAGGCTATGATCGTGTTCCAGCAGAACTTTGTGACTACAGATGCTGCAGCATTGATTGCAAACATCGCAGTGGTTTCCGGTCACATTGGATCACCAAGAGACGGCATCCTGCTTGTAAAGGCTAAGAACAACAGCCAGGGACTTGTGGATCTTGGAATCAGAGCAGGTGCGGAAGCGCTTAGCGGAGTGAAGGCGTTGCTGATCTTCGGTGAAGACACTGATGCGGATCTCTCCGGTCTGGAATTCCTCATGGTTTCGGACACTCATTTGACCGAAACAGCAAAACAGGCGGATGTAATTCTTCCGGGTACTGGTTATGCTTCAACCGACGGAACCTACACCAACACCGAGAGAAGACTGCAGCCTGTTCGTCAGGCTGTCTGCGAGGATGTATCATTCAGCAACTGGGAAATCGCGGCTGAACTGGCTCATGTTTTCGAAGTGGAAATGTCCTTTGATGATGCATATGATATTTCCGTTGAAATGGATGATCAGCTGTACAAATACAAATATGCGGAGCTTGGAGAAATTTTGGGAGGCGTGATTGCTTCAGAAAAACCGGTACTTGCGGTAATCGGAGACGCCGCCTTTGCAGATCCTCTTGCTTCCACAGACCATCTTATGAATTTGATTTCACAAAGATTGCCAAAACCAGTATAA
- a CDS encoding DMT family transporter: MTKQMKADIMLLMVTLFWGISYWLVDLSLAEVRPFMLNALRFLIAFFVAGALAFPKLKTVNKATLKYSALIGVALLFVYIGATFGVRYTSLSNAGFLCALTVVITPVLAFALLKQKPEKKLAVAVLMCLIGISLLTLKENAIQLALGDLLCIMAAFAYAVDLLITETAVKKEEVNAFQLGVFQLGFTGIYNLVLAFLIETPALPKSASVWSAVLFLSIFCTGAAFIAQAVAQQYTSASHVGVIFSLEPVFAGFVAFFLAGEILTTQAYIGAAILVSSLFIMELDLPKLLQKLLNRLIQSER, translated from the coding sequence ATGACGAAACAAATGAAAGCAGACATTATGCTGCTTATGGTAACGCTTTTCTGGGGCATTTCCTACTGGCTTGTCGATTTAAGCCTGGCTGAGGTTCGACCATTCATGCTGAATGCGCTCAGGTTTCTCATCGCATTTTTTGTTGCGGGAGCACTTGCATTTCCAAAGCTAAAAACTGTAAATAAAGCAACCCTAAAATACAGTGCCCTCATAGGCGTGGCGCTTCTATTTGTCTATATTGGAGCAACCTTCGGTGTTCGCTATACCTCTTTATCCAATGCGGGTTTTCTCTGCGCACTGACGGTGGTAATTACTCCGGTTCTGGCATTTGCCTTGCTGAAGCAGAAACCGGAGAAAAAGCTTGCAGTTGCCGTGCTTATGTGCTTGATCGGAATTTCATTGCTAACGCTGAAAGAAAATGCGATCCAGCTGGCTCTTGGAGATCTGCTCTGCATCATGGCGGCCTTTGCATATGCCGTGGATCTGCTGATCACCGAGACAGCTGTAAAAAAGGAGGAAGTGAATGCCTTTCAGCTTGGTGTATTCCAGCTGGGGTTTACCGGCATTTACAACCTGGTTTTAGCCTTTCTGATTGAAACACCGGCACTGCCCAAGTCCGCATCGGTATGGTCAGCAGTACTGTTCCTGTCTATCTTTTGCACCGGGGCCGCTTTCATCGCCCAGGCGGTGGCACAGCAGTATACCAGCGCCTCCCATGTGGGAGTAATCTTCTCCCTTGAACCGGTATTTGCAGGGTTTGTTGCCTTTTTTCTGGCGGGAGAAATCTTGACGACTCAGGCTTATATTGGCGCTGCAATTCTGGTATCCAGCCTTTTTATCATGGAACTGGATTTGCCAAAGCTATTACAAAAGCTATTGAACCGACTGATTCAATCAGAACGGTAA
- a CDS encoding DNA internalization-related competence protein ComEC/Rec2, whose amino-acid sequence MRRPIIFLFLFFIAGIALEYHLEMNLQVLVCSFAILIILLLFPFFTGPLNLRVYCQPIRLACLLSAVFLLGSTILYFAENDRDPLEALEGKKYQVQGRVITVQVKDENSCQVLITAEPYGKRLIQIRGGMASPVELIGKWMVVRGTITIPAERRNPNLFDYRLYLKTRNVRVIIQANSNQITFDESRLALLPSAVARLKYGFTDRLKDHMSPETYGVTVGMLFGDRSYIGEDIYDAFQKNGIAHILSVSGIHVGIVYLYISKLLGNRKTIAFYMLTSGFLIFYAALSEFSPSVVRAAVMIFIHILSKILWRPYDFPSCTAACGLVMLIINPYYLFNTGFQLSFAAVFCLASGLPWTERKLNRLQQEGKPEHFVKLLRFLTPLFVIQLGMAPLTAYLFNYFSVASFFANIPIIALSGVMIPLGISLIPLAFLGELLFGIGARAMELLVELMIWMNDCFYLPGVGFYPVVSPSVYFLILYYGFFFCLTSEMMRVLFQRKNRRGIALICAAIVLLSALSHTIVGSENPDAGLIFLDVGQGDSLHIKTPGGRNVLIDGGGSQNYNVGKNILLPYLLKSGVREIDLAIATHLHDDHYLGLTQLAKGMKIKKFGTYEINRYREEEILEETGLKRENMVYLKAGDRIQLDQDVWIDVLYPKERTAEEYQRILFQEEDENKSSLMMRVTYRGLSVLMTGDIGFDGETELMRQYQADPEQIRADILKVGHHGSKYSTGDHFLESVAPEIAVFQVGKNNFGHPHEAVIEKCSKKGIMIYRNDQNGAIIFETEGQTWHIKVLLPKNMHIKELTEISKAAG is encoded by the coding sequence GTGAGACGACCGATCATCTTTCTTTTTTTGTTTTTTATAGCGGGGATTGCATTGGAATATCACTTGGAGATGAATCTGCAAGTGCTGGTTTGCTCATTTGCGATCCTTATCATACTACTTTTATTTCCTTTTTTTACTGGGCCTTTGAACTTAAGGGTATATTGCCAGCCGATCCGACTGGCCTGTCTTTTGTCTGCCGTATTTCTTCTTGGCAGTACCATACTTTATTTTGCGGAGAATGACAGAGATCCACTGGAGGCATTGGAAGGGAAAAAATATCAAGTTCAGGGTAGAGTAATTACAGTACAGGTAAAAGATGAAAATTCTTGCCAGGTACTCATTACCGCTGAACCTTACGGGAAGCGGCTGATCCAGATCCGGGGCGGTATGGCGAGCCCAGTGGAGCTCATTGGCAAATGGATGGTGGTAAGGGGCACGATTACGATCCCGGCAGAGCGGAGAAATCCAAATCTTTTTGATTATCGCCTTTATTTGAAAACCCGCAATGTCAGGGTGATTATTCAGGCTAACTCAAACCAGATCACCTTCGATGAAAGCCGCTTAGCGCTGCTTCCGTCTGCTGTAGCACGTTTGAAATACGGCTTTACCGATCGGTTAAAGGATCATATGAGTCCCGAGACCTATGGAGTCACGGTTGGTATGCTGTTTGGAGACAGAAGCTACATCGGTGAAGACATCTATGATGCCTTTCAGAAGAATGGTATCGCACATATTTTAAGTGTTTCTGGAATCCATGTGGGAATAGTATACCTTTATATCAGCAAGCTATTGGGAAATCGAAAAACCATAGCCTTTTATATGCTTACCAGCGGGTTTCTTATTTTCTATGCAGCACTTTCAGAGTTTTCTCCCTCAGTGGTCAGGGCTGCGGTAATGATTTTCATTCATATTCTCTCAAAAATTCTTTGGCGTCCCTATGATTTTCCTTCTTGTACAGCTGCATGCGGTCTTGTGATGCTGATCATCAATCCATACTATCTGTTCAACACAGGATTTCAACTATCCTTTGCCGCTGTTTTCTGCCTTGCATCCGGACTTCCTTGGACAGAACGAAAGCTTAACCGTTTGCAGCAGGAGGGTAAACCGGAGCATTTCGTCAAATTACTTCGATTTTTGACACCCCTGTTTGTGATTCAATTGGGCATGGCTCCGCTTACCGCTTATCTTTTCAATTATTTTTCCGTGGCGTCCTTCTTTGCAAATATTCCAATCATTGCTTTGTCCGGTGTGATGATTCCTTTGGGAATCAGCTTGATTCCTCTGGCGTTTTTAGGAGAACTCCTATTTGGTATAGGGGCTAGAGCAATGGAACTGCTGGTAGAACTGATGATTTGGATGAATGATTGCTTTTATCTTCCGGGGGTAGGGTTTTACCCCGTGGTCAGTCCGTCGGTTTATTTTCTTATATTGTACTATGGCTTTTTCTTCTGTCTTACATCGGAGATGATGAGAGTACTGTTTCAGAGAAAGAATAGAAGGGGGATCGCTCTGATTTGTGCCGCAATTGTCCTGCTTTCTGCGCTGAGTCATACTATCGTTGGCTCCGAGAATCCAGATGCGGGTTTGATTTTTCTTGATGTTGGACAGGGAGATAGTCTTCACATTAAAACACCAGGCGGCAGAAATGTCCTTATCGACGGCGGAGGAAGCCAGAACTATAATGTAGGGAAAAATATTCTGCTGCCTTACCTTCTGAAAAGCGGAGTTCGGGAGATTGATCTGGCCATTGCCACCCACCTCCACGACGATCATTATCTGGGGCTTACTCAGCTCGCAAAGGGAATGAAAATTAAGAAATTCGGCACGTATGAAATCAATCGGTACCGAGAGGAGGAGATTCTGGAAGAGACGGGTCTTAAGCGGGAAAACATGGTTTATTTGAAGGCAGGAGATAGAATTCAGCTGGATCAGGATGTTTGGATCGATGTGCTTTATCCCAAAGAACGGACTGCAGAGGAGTATCAGAGAATCCTGTTTCAGGAAGAGGATGAAAATAAGAGCAGCTTGATGATGCGGGTGACCTACAGAGGGTTATCCGTACTCATGACTGGAGATATCGGTTTTGATGGTGAAACGGAACTAATGAGGCAATATCAGGCGGATCCGGAGCAGATCAGAGCTGATATCTTAAAGGTTGGACACCACGGAAGCAAATACTCCACGGGTGATCATTTCCTGGAATCGGTAGCTCCAGAAATTGCAGTTTTTCAGGTGGGAAAAAATAATTTCGGACATCCTCACGAAGCGGTCATTGAAAAATGCTCAAAAAAAGGTATAATGATATATAGAAACGATCAAAACGGCGCAATCATTTTTGAGACAGAGGGTCAAACATGGCATATAAAAGTTCTGCTACCGAAGAACATGCATATAAAAGAATTGACAGAGATATCAAAAGCGGCGGGGTAA
- a CDS encoding NADH-quinone oxidoreductase subunit NuoF: MKVVVGQGSCGVATGAKKTAAEFEKQIKEKGLSISVEKTGCIGTCYLEPIVDIYDDNGEITRYVKVQPDKVADIVEKHLIGGQAAADHGISDVDKTFIDKQTRIVLRNCGLINPENIEEYISTGGYEATKKVVTSMTPEAVIEEIKVSGLRGRGGAGFPTWFKWNAAKSSPGKEKYMVCNADEGDPGAFMDRSVLEGDPHSLIEGMIIGGFAMGATEGVIYVRAEYPLAIHRLEIAMDQAREKGFLGKNLFGTGYNFDLRIKAGAGAFVCGEETALIASLEGERGMPRLKPPFPAQKGFWQKPTNINNVETFANVPWIIVNGGAAFAAYGTPQSKGTKVFALAGKIKKGGLVEVPMGLPLKDVIFGIGDGIKNDKEFKAVQMGGPSGGCIPAALIDTPVDYENITKTGAIVGSGGMIVMDETTCMVDMARYFLDFTRKESCGKCNYCRVGTKRMLEILERITIGEGKDGDIELLEELAVKIKDGSMCGLGQTAPNPVLTTIKYFRNEYEDHIYNKKCTAHSCKELLTFTINDKCIGCTLCSKKCPVTAIHGELKKKHEIDQATCIKCGKCEETCKFGAIIRD, from the coding sequence ATGAAAGTTGTTGTAGGACAGGGCAGCTGCGGTGTTGCAACCGGAGCGAAAAAAACTGCTGCAGAGTTCGAAAAGCAGATCAAGGAAAAAGGCCTGAGCATCTCCGTTGAAAAGACAGGATGTATTGGAACCTGCTATTTGGAACCTATCGTGGACATCTATGATGACAACGGCGAAATTACCAGATATGTCAAGGTACAGCCTGACAAGGTTGCAGACATTGTTGAAAAGCATTTGATCGGCGGGCAAGCCGCTGCTGACCATGGAATCTCAGATGTCGACAAGACCTTTATCGATAAGCAGACGAGAATCGTCCTGAGAAACTGCGGTCTCATCAATCCTGAAAACATAGAAGAATATATCAGCACCGGTGGTTATGAAGCGACAAAAAAAGTTGTAACTTCCATGACTCCCGAGGCAGTAATAGAAGAAATAAAGGTTTCTGGTCTGAGAGGAAGAGGCGGTGCAGGTTTCCCGACCTGGTTCAAATGGAATGCTGCAAAATCATCTCCCGGAAAAGAAAAGTACATGGTATGTAATGCTGACGAAGGAGATCCGGGCGCATTTATGGATAGAAGCGTTCTGGAGGGTGATCCTCATTCCCTCATCGAAGGAATGATCATCGGCGGCTTTGCTATGGGTGCAACAGAAGGCGTAATCTATGTCCGTGCTGAGTATCCGCTGGCAATTCACAGACTTGAGATTGCAATGGATCAGGCGAGAGAAAAGGGCTTCCTCGGAAAGAACCTCTTTGGAACAGGCTACAATTTCGATCTTAGAATTAAGGCCGGTGCCGGTGCATTCGTATGCGGAGAAGAAACCGCACTCATCGCTTCTTTAGAGGGGGAGAGAGGAATGCCAAGACTGAAGCCCCCATTCCCGGCTCAAAAGGGATTCTGGCAGAAGCCTACCAATATTAATAACGTAGAAACCTTTGCCAATGTTCCATGGATCATCGTAAACGGAGGCGCTGCCTTTGCCGCTTATGGAACTCCTCAGAGCAAGGGTACCAAAGTATTTGCTCTTGCAGGAAAGATCAAGAAGGGCGGACTCGTTGAGGTTCCCATGGGCTTGCCGTTGAAAGATGTTATTTTTGGAATCGGTGACGGAATCAAAAATGACAAGGAATTCAAAGCCGTTCAGATGGGCGGACCCTCCGGCGGTTGTATTCCCGCTGCTCTGATTGACACCCCCGTAGATTACGAGAACATCACAAAGACCGGTGCGATCGTAGGCTCTGGCGGTATGATCGTTATGGACGAAACCACCTGTATGGTGGATATGGCCAGATACTTCCTGGATTTCACCAGAAAAGAATCCTGCGGAAAGTGCAATTACTGCCGTGTTGGAACGAAGAGAATGCTTGAAATCCTTGAAAGAATCACCATCGGGGAAGGCAAAGACGGAGACATTGAGCTCCTGGAAGAGCTTGCTGTTAAGATCAAGGACGGCTCCATGTGCGGTCTTGGACAGACGGCACCGAATCCGGTTCTTACCACTATTAAATATTTCAGAAATGAGTATGAAGATCATATTTACAATAAAAAATGTACCGCTCACTCATGTAAGGAGCTCTTAACCTTTACGATCAACGACAAATGCATTGGATGTACCCTGTGCTCCAAGAAATGTCCTGTCACCGCGATCCATGGCGAGCTGAAGAAAAAGCATGAAATCGATCAAGCGACCTGTATTAAGTGCGGAAAATGCGAAGAAACCTGCAAATTCGGCGCAATCATCAGAGACTAA